The Heliorestis convoluta genome includes the window GCTAAGGCCATAGAAGCAGAATTACAACGACCAGTTATCGTTCCATCCCAAGCAACCTACGCTGGAGCCATTGGTGCAGCTTTATATGCTTGGGAAGATCAGAAAGGAGATTCACGAACTTGAGCCTATCTCGTCCTTTATCCATGGCCCACTTTGACATGGCCATACCTCACGCTGCCACATCCATCAAGCAAATGAAAGAAGCAGGCACCAAAGTTGTCGGACACTACTGTGTAATGGCACCGCAGGAACTTATTCTTGCAGCAGGTGCAGTTCCCATGGCCCTTTGCGCTACCAAAGAAGAACCGATTGCCGATGGCGAGAAAGCACTGCCTCGCAACTTCTGTCCTCTAATCAAATCCTCATACGGCTTTGCCATCACCGATAAATGCCCCTTTTTCCTCTATTCCGATTTGGTCATGGGAGAAACGACTTGTGACGGCAAAAAGAAAATGTTTGAACTCATGAGCCAATGTAAGCCCATGGTCGTCATGAACTTGCCACCAAGCTATGAGCGAGAAGCTGACAAAGCCTACTGGCTAACAGAAGTAGAACGAACAAAAGCAGTCTTAGAAGAACAATTTAACGTTACCATCACCGAAGAAGCCATTGTGGAAGCGACCAAAGTTCTTAATGCCGAGCGCCGTCTCGTACAAAGTCTAGCGAAAACAATGCAAGCTGATCCAGTGCCCTTAAGCGGCCTTGACTTATTAAAAGTACTCTGGTCTCGCAACTTCGTCTTTGACCGTGCAGAATTTGCCGCTCAAGTAGAAGAATTGATTGCCGAGCTAGAAGAACGAATTCAAAAAGGTGAAGGAGCCCTGCCCAAAGGCGCCAAACGCATCATCGTCACAGGCGTACCAACCGGATTGGGCGCAGAGAAAGTCCTCCGCCTCCTCGAAGAATCAGGCGCTGCCATTGTCTACATAGAAAACTGTGCCGGCATGAAACAATTCTTGACCGAAGTGGACGAATCAAAAGAACCGTTGCAAGGCGTTGCCGATAAATACCTAGCAACCCC containing:
- a CDS encoding double-cubane-cluster-containing anaerobic reductase, whose amino-acid sequence is MSLSRPLSMAHFDMAIPHAATSIKQMKEAGTKVVGHYCVMAPQELILAAGAVPMALCATKEEPIADGEKALPRNFCPLIKSSYGFAITDKCPFFLYSDLVMGETTCDGKKKMFELMSQCKPMVVMNLPPSYEREADKAYWLTEVERTKAVLEEQFNVTITEEAIVEATKVLNAERRLVQSLAKTMQADPVPLSGLDLLKVLWSRNFVFDRAEFAAQVEELIAELEERIQKGEGALPKGAKRIIVTGVPTGLGAEKVLRLLEESGAAIVYIENCAGMKQFLTEVDESKEPLQGVADKYLATPCSCMSPNKTRLELLAQLVDEYNADGVVDITWQGCHTYNVESRILREYLQEKKGTPFLHIETDYSQGDSEQLKTRIQAFLEMIA